The proteins below are encoded in one region of Triticum aestivum cultivar Chinese Spring chromosome 1B, IWGSC CS RefSeq v2.1, whole genome shotgun sequence:
- the LOC123084957 gene encoding ervatamin-B-like, whose translation MGMAPLLRSLPLLVLLVTLSSTTLPSSRAMSGDGDDHDLLMLGRFHRWMSAHGRTYHSAAEKLRRFEVYRRNVDLIDASNREAERLGYELGENEFTDLTNEEFMARYVGGAYGGAGDGGGLITTLVGDVEEQAVSSKNAVEEDRNLTMTAADPPRQFDWREHGVVTPAKQQGACGCCWAFAAAATVESLNKIKGGELVDLSVQELVDCSTGVFSSPCGYGWPKSALEWIKSKGGLLTEAEYPYLAKRGRCAVHDAARRVGKITGVQDVRPGSSESALALAVLGTPVTVQIDGSGPVLQNYKSGVYKGPCTTSQNHVVTVVGYGVTGAGEEYWIAKNSWGQTWGQKGFFFVRRGADGPRGLCGMYGAYPVM comes from the exons ATGGGCATGGCTCCCCTCTTACGCTCGTTGCCTCTCCTCGTCCTCCTAGTCACCCTCTCCAGCACCACATTACCTTCCTCCCGTGCCATGTCCGGCGATGGAGACGACCATGACCTGCTGATGCTGGGTAGGTTCCACCGGTGGATGTCAGCGCATGGACGGACGTACCATAGTGCCGCCGAGAAGCTGCGGCGGTTTGAGGTGTACCGTCGCAACGTGGACCTCATCGATGCCTCCAACAGGGAGGCCGAGAGGCTCGGCTATGAGCTCGGTGAGAACGAGTTCACCGACCTCACTAATGAGGAGTTCATGGCGCGGTATGTCGGTGGCGCTTATGGTGGAGCCGGTGATGGTGGTGGTCTCATCACTACTTTAGTCGGAGATGTTGAAGAGCAGGCAGTATCATCCAAGAACGCCGTCGAGGAGGATCGTAATTTAACGATGACCGCCGCTGACCCTCCCCGGCAGTTCGACTGGAGGGAACATGGTGTTGTCACGCCTGCCAAGCAACAAGGGGCATGTG GATGCTGCTGGGCATTTGCTGCAGCGGCGACGGTGGAGAGCTTGAACAAGATAAAGGGCGGGGAGCTGGTTGACCTGTCCGTGCAGGAGCTGGTTGACTGCAGCACGGGTGTGTTCAGCTCGCCATGCGGCTATGGGTGGCCCAAGAGCGCACTCGAATGGATCAAATCAAAAGGCGGCCTCCTCACGGAGGCCGAGTACCCCTACTTGGCCAAGCGAGGCAGATGCGCGGTGCATGACGCAGCCCGCCGCGTCGGCAAAATCACCGGCGTCCAGGATGTACGGCCGGGCAGCAGCGAGAGCGCGCTGGCGCTGGCCGTGCTCGGGACGCCGGTGACTGTCCAAATCGACGGGAGCGGCCCCGTGCTGCAGAACTACAAGTCCGGCGTGTACAAGGGGCCGTGCACCACCAGCCAGAACCACGTGGTGACGGTGGTCGGCTACGGGGTCACCGGCGCCGGAGAAGAGTACTGGATCGCCAAGAACTCGTGGGGGCAGACATGGGGTCAGAAGGGCTTCTTCTTCGTGCGCAGAGGAGCCGACGGGCCCCGCGGGCTGTGTGGCATGTACGGTGCCTACCCCGTCATGTAG
- the LOC123084965 gene encoding uncharacterized protein At4g15970-like, with protein MNSVTNLLCFVLGAAATAAFVALLLPSVPCPYPIADVGIRKLNTVVVASDDDGLAEVLRSASMEDKTVILAFVNEAHAMPGSLLQMLLDSLRTGVRTEPMLKHVVVVATDPKGLERCRRMHPLCHLLSGANGTAPNGSELMFYDKDYVDMMWARNRFQAQVLALGYAFLFTDLDILWFRNPLLRIPVGADITLGCDNHFGANPYDLDKAANGGFVYARPTTASLAFFRDWYEARTRWPGENDQVVFREMKHELAARHGATVHLVDTTYFHSACEAWKKFNFHEICTFHAACIHGLQDKIDRLNAVLDEWRQFKAQQLLLGANSTALTY; from the exons ATGAATTCGGTGACGAATTTGCTGTGCTTCGTTCTAGGGGCAGCGGCCACGGCAGCCTTTGTCGCGCTGCTGCTACCTTCTGTTCCGTGCCCGTACCCCATCGCAGATGTCGGCATCAGGAAGCTCAACACG GTCGTGGTCGCAAGCGACGACGACGGGCTCGCGGAGGTGCTCCGCAGCGCGTCCATGGAGGACAAGACCGTCATCCTGGCCTTCGTCAATGAGGCGCATGCGATGCCTGGCTCGCTCCTCCAGATGTTGCTGGACAGCCTCCGCACCGGCGTGAGGACGGAGCCAATGCTCAAGCACGTGGTGGTGGTGGCCACTGACCCCAAGGGGCTCGAGCGGTGCCGGCGCATGCACCCGCTCTGCCACCTGCTCTCTGGAGCGAACGGCACCGCTCCCAACGGGTCGGAGCTCATGTTCTATGACAAGGACTACGTGGACATGATGTGGGCGCGCAACAGGTTCCAGGCGCAGGTGCTGGCGCTGGGCTATGCCTTCCTCTTCACTGACCTAGACATCTTGTGGTTCCGGAACCCGTTGTTGCGCATTCCGGTCGGCGCCGACATCACCCTGGGCTGCGACAACCATTTCGGCGCCAACCCGTACGACCTGGACAAGGCCGCCAATGGCGGGTTCGTGTACGCGAGGCCGACCACGGCATCCCTGGCCTTCTTCAGGGACTGGTACGAGGCGAGGACGCGGTGGCCCGGGGAGAACGACCAGGTGGTGTTCAGAGAGATGAAGCACGAGCTGGCCGCGAGGCACGGGGCGACTGTGCACCTGGTGGACACCACCTACTTCCATAGCGCGTGCGAGGCGTGGAAGAAGTTCAACTTCCATGAAATATGCACCTTCCACGCAGCCTGCATCCACGGCCTGCAGGACAAGATCGACAGGCTCAACGCCGTGCTCGACGAGTGGAGGCAGTTCAAGGCGCAACAACTGCTGCTCGGCGCCAACAGCACCGCGCTCACCTACTGA